One genomic segment of Polyangiaceae bacterium includes these proteins:
- the pgsB gene encoding poly-gamma-glutamate synthase PgsB codes for MSGTTLLIVITAVLVLAGAFELLAHRRKLRRIRIRVHVNGTRGKSSVTRLIASALRESGLVTCAKTTGTLARFILPDGRELPIFRPSGANIIEQKRIVAAAAAQGAEALVLECMALAPELIALCELELVRATHGVITNARPDHLDVMGPGEADVARALCGMVPVKGKMFTAEQKQIAVIESAARDRGSALVAIDDDAIAAVTPEELEGFSYTEHPDNVALALAVCDDLGIARDVALRGMHKTPPDPGALTSFELAFFGRQIVFVNGFAANDPVSTQQLWNLAISRHGELKARIAVFNCRADRPDRSLQLGADVASWQPADKIVLMGTGTYLFARAAIRAGVDAGSFVFAEDVDVEELFEQIVSLVDSSALVMGMGNIGGDGLPLTRYFRNRSVPTS; via the coding sequence ATGTCTGGCACGACCCTGCTAATCGTCATCACCGCCGTACTCGTTTTGGCGGGCGCCTTCGAGCTTTTGGCGCACCGGCGCAAGCTCCGCAGGATTCGCATTCGCGTGCACGTCAACGGCACGCGAGGCAAGTCGAGCGTCACGCGCCTGATCGCGTCCGCGCTGCGGGAATCGGGCCTGGTCACCTGTGCCAAGACCACCGGAACCCTGGCGCGGTTCATCTTGCCCGACGGGCGCGAGCTGCCCATCTTTCGTCCCTCTGGTGCCAATATCATCGAGCAGAAGCGGATCGTCGCGGCGGCCGCTGCGCAGGGTGCCGAGGCCTTGGTGCTGGAATGCATGGCCCTCGCTCCGGAGCTGATCGCCCTGTGCGAACTCGAATTGGTCCGCGCGACCCACGGCGTCATCACCAACGCACGCCCAGATCATCTGGACGTGATGGGCCCTGGAGAAGCCGACGTGGCCCGTGCCCTCTGCGGCATGGTCCCCGTCAAGGGCAAGATGTTCACCGCGGAGCAAAAGCAAATCGCGGTGATCGAATCGGCAGCCCGTGACCGAGGTTCTGCCTTGGTCGCCATCGACGACGACGCCATTGCCGCGGTCACCCCAGAAGAACTCGAGGGCTTCAGCTACACCGAGCACCCCGACAACGTGGCGTTGGCTCTCGCCGTGTGCGACGACTTGGGTATCGCACGCGACGTTGCCTTGCGCGGAATGCACAAGACGCCCCCGGATCCCGGCGCACTCACCTCCTTCGAGCTCGCCTTCTTTGGTCGACAAATCGTGTTCGTCAACGGCTTCGCAGCCAACGACCCGGTCAGCACCCAGCAGTTGTGGAACCTGGCGATTTCCCGCCATGGCGAACTGAAGGCCCGTATCGCCGTTTTCAACTGCCGAGCCGACCGCCCGGACCGATCGCTGCAACTGGGCGCGGACGTCGCGAGTTGGCAACCGGCGGACAAGATCGTGCTGATGGGCACCGGGACCTACCTGTTCGCGCGGGCCGCCATTCGCGCTGGAGTCGACGCGGGCAGCTTCGTTTTCGCTGAAGATGTGGACGTGGAAGAGCTTTTCGAGCAGATCGTGTCCTTGGTGGATTCCTCGGCATTGGTGATGGGCATGGGCAACATCGGCGGCGACGGCTTGCCGCTCACGCGATACTTCCGCAACCGATCGGTCCCCACCTCATGA
- the pgsC gene encoding poly-gamma-glutamate biosynthesis protein PgsC produces MIELLPLSVGIGLAVSLLFTEMFGIAAGGMIVPGYLALSLSRPMDVLLTVLAGFATFAVVHTLSSFVIVYGRRRTVLMILIGYLVGMALRWGTGSLGAHGVEIEVIGFIIPGLIAIWLDRQGIVETLAALVTASVVVRLILVVVVGAEVSG; encoded by the coding sequence ATGATCGAGCTACTTCCCCTTTCCGTGGGCATTGGTCTGGCCGTGAGTTTGCTCTTCACGGAGATGTTCGGCATCGCCGCTGGCGGCATGATCGTGCCCGGCTACCTGGCGCTCTCCCTGAGTCGCCCGATGGACGTGCTCCTGACCGTGCTGGCCGGTTTCGCCACCTTCGCCGTCGTGCACACGCTGTCGTCCTTCGTGATCGTCTATGGCCGGCGTCGCACCGTGTTGATGATCCTGATCGGCTACCTGGTGGGCATGGCGCTGCGCTGGGGCACCGGCAGCCTAGGTGCTCACGGCGTGGAAATCGAAGTCATCGGCTTCATCATTCCCGGGCTCATCGCCATCTGGCTCGACCGGCAGGGCATCGTGGAAACCTTGGCTGCGCTGGTCACCGCCTCGGTGGTGGTTCGCCTGATCCTCGTCGTCGTCGTAGGTGCGGAGGTCTCGGGATGA
- the pgsW gene encoding poly-gamma-glutamate system protein: MKRVYWRPPGVSRSALAMIALAAIAALVVVERFPVVRKQAYYAEKMRAARLSYDAMRAVKAERVKRGLVMDAESDPHQTGLIGFPITPITSNTGYISAKRASTNPNFAAVILHYLKRAGVEHGDRVAVGVSGSFPALSISAYAALQVLEAQPLVVASVSGSEWGANDPAYTWLDMERTLYDEKLFSHRSLAASRGGIDDRGMGMSKDGRALIDAAIARNNVERIDSTSLVDAIERRMAIYDARAGDKPIKAYINVGGGSASVGTHVGKKQFRPGLNLEPPRGEGIVDSVMLRFAERGIPVVHVSNIAEIAKSNGLKADSDANPRIGEGSVFIKAEPNRILAGIGVGLILMVMLAFIRLDVGLRILRTRKKEGVKQPQQMV; the protein is encoded by the coding sequence ATGAAGCGCGTCTACTGGCGCCCACCGGGAGTGTCGCGCTCCGCGTTGGCCATGATTGCCCTGGCGGCGATCGCTGCTTTGGTCGTGGTGGAGCGCTTTCCCGTCGTGCGCAAACAGGCCTACTACGCCGAAAAGATGCGAGCGGCACGGCTCTCCTACGACGCCATGCGCGCCGTCAAGGCCGAACGCGTCAAGCGCGGCCTGGTGATGGATGCGGAGTCCGACCCGCACCAGACGGGGCTGATCGGCTTTCCGATCACGCCCATCACTTCCAACACTGGCTACATCAGCGCCAAACGCGCCAGCACCAATCCCAACTTCGCGGCAGTCATCCTGCACTACCTGAAACGGGCAGGCGTGGAACACGGTGATCGGGTCGCCGTCGGCGTCTCGGGTTCCTTCCCGGCCTTGTCCATTTCCGCCTACGCCGCGCTGCAAGTCTTGGAGGCGCAGCCGCTCGTAGTCGCCAGCGTCTCGGGCTCCGAGTGGGGTGCCAACGACCCTGCCTACACTTGGCTCGACATGGAGCGCACGCTCTACGACGAGAAGCTCTTTTCCCACCGCAGCCTGGCTGCGTCTCGCGGCGGTATCGACGATCGCGGCATGGGCATGAGCAAGGACGGACGCGCCCTGATCGATGCTGCCATCGCGCGCAACAACGTCGAGCGCATCGACAGCACGTCCTTGGTCGATGCGATCGAGCGGCGCATGGCCATCTACGACGCTCGCGCCGGTGACAAGCCCATCAAAGCCTACATCAACGTCGGTGGTGGCTCGGCGTCGGTCGGCACCCACGTGGGCAAGAAGCAGTTTCGTCCGGGTCTGAATCTGGAGCCGCCGCGCGGCGAGGGCATCGTCGATTCGGTCATGCTGCGCTTTGCCGAACGGGGCATCCCAGTGGTGCACGTCAGCAACATCGCCGAAATCGCCAAGAGCAACGGCCTGAAGGCAGACTCCGACGCCAACCCGCGCATCGGCGAGGGCTCGGTGTTCATCAAGGCCGAGCCCAATCGCATTCTCGCCGGCATCGGCGTGGGTCTCATCCTGATGGTGATGCTGGCGTTCATTCGCCTGGACGTGGGGCTGCGCATCCTGCGCACGCGCAAGAAGGAAGGCGTCAAGCAGCCGCAGCAGATGGTGTGA
- a CDS encoding mechanosensitive ion channel translates to MPRTTSRRAALATFALSSLAPAVASAQEPPDVSQIVSFVRWSGVAVSTLVIIAAAVALRFLSGIVTRLSNRFAHRRLLFSKIESFTRFFVYFATGFVVIGLSFQLNQTVLTLIGGTFAVAVGFAMRDLVAAMIAGVTIMFDRPFQVGDRVQYAGEYGDIVAIGLRSVRMQTLDDNTVTIPNNKILTDVTSCGNYGALDMMVPIVFYVGMDQDIDLAERLITEGILTSRYVFLEKPVVVVMKQVIQNEYVALQMIGKAYVLDTKYEKAFETDVTRRVLSAFRTHGVAPPAILHRSLPEKSGSQRAGMTRAQA, encoded by the coding sequence ATGCCTCGCACGACCTCACGCCGAGCTGCCCTCGCGACCTTCGCTCTCAGCTCTCTCGCTCCCGCAGTTGCCTCGGCGCAGGAGCCGCCCGACGTCTCGCAGATCGTCAGCTTCGTCCGTTGGAGTGGAGTCGCAGTCTCCACCTTGGTCATCATCGCTGCCGCGGTGGCGCTGCGGTTCTTGTCGGGCATCGTCACCCGCTTGAGCAACCGATTCGCCCATCGTCGGCTGCTGTTCAGCAAGATCGAGAGCTTCACCCGGTTCTTCGTCTACTTCGCCACGGGCTTCGTGGTGATTGGACTCTCGTTTCAGCTCAATCAGACGGTGCTGACGTTGATCGGTGGCACTTTTGCCGTCGCTGTCGGGTTTGCGATGCGAGACCTGGTCGCGGCCATGATCGCGGGCGTGACCATCATGTTCGATCGACCCTTTCAGGTCGGGGACCGCGTTCAGTACGCCGGGGAGTACGGCGACATCGTCGCCATTGGGCTGCGGTCGGTTCGCATGCAGACCCTGGACGACAACACCGTGACCATTCCGAACAACAAGATCCTGACGGACGTGACCAGCTGCGGCAACTACGGCGCGTTGGACATGATGGTGCCCATCGTCTTTTACGTGGGCATGGATCAAGACATCGACTTGGCCGAGCGCCTCATCACCGAGGGCATCCTGACCAGTCGCTACGTCTTTCTGGAGAAGCCCGTGGTCGTCGTGATGAAGCAGGTCATCCAGAACGAGTACGTGGCCCTGCAGATGATCGGCAAGGCCTACGTGCTGGACACCAAGTACGAGAAAGCGTTCGAGACCGACGTGACCCGACGCGTGCTGTCCGCCTTCCGCACGCATGGCGTGGCGCCTCCTGCAATCTTGCACCGCTCCTTGCCGGAAAAGTCGGGGTCGCAGCGCGCGGGCATGACGCGCGCCCAGGCTTGA
- a CDS encoding AAA family ATPase has product MTCSRDRREGPRRRRLELACGVLLAVAALTTMAHGRDGGALDAGISDAGADAAASVDPEVATLRQRARQVRALLAGSLDPSVEPQSLFDTPLGNARAVAVEVARLRALTHERLSSADAGTDAAADARTIKGRTPAAPKPRKGDTPDAQAPAPEPRLDARAQTLYDARIELDAARLVFLSLSAPERKKILEEHQRRRGEVAKQGATVDQAQQRAEAAAIAKQKALEEAKRARSEAARLLAEEQARLLGVKEAQARFEASLGKSEERTAKRAEEALAWRRRVSGVVSERIAGKTTAEEADTLYEELRKSLRSARDELAGALDSLTSSELPRAGPDRLDTAGATVDRTAIDALRRELETQEQKLQIRESKMRWARASSLLEQVESLNRDRLALYPHLTDDKRAALTGFNTSGIDQARAELRQVSLVTRFQAQASWNWIRGLRHREGDRTGEVVATLSVLKLLALLAVFLWWRRRAPSLIAALRERTESLRQENRSRRVVIYAERAVSLLERAHGPAAWLAFVWGTVALAGPAVSGLYAVQMLWIVLGWTLGGNIIVHVIDVGFAEGDGRGGRRSTDQLRYQSLRLVGRVIVTVGLFLSLTTHLVGQGTIYSWVLSTFWFLAIPIALVIIRWWQPVVFERLGAARKKSVFVQWVLGQRAGWKRFPAAAAGGVYLIGQGVARTARTYVSTFEMTRRVLAYLFRREVAKQAREHGKRQTDPLPEALYASLGPQEGMDTPVPGVGDAEIASIAAAIDAPGGGVFAVVGERGLGKSMLLDRILRDKPSSVRVGCPVGGAAPLARELRRALGLDADASEDALRDALAQRGEDSALLIDDAHRLVRPTIGGLDDFDRIVALARDSSDRTTWVFCLGAVIWQYVERARGTRPVFDEVIHVVPWREENIAALLKLRSERAGITPLFDDLVGEEEDDEDLRREQLARTEVSYYRLLWDYAAGNPAIAVHFWRESLRVDHDGDVRVQLFNAPNTADIESLPDASLFVLRAVVQLELALPDDIVVATMLPSRQVHDTLRYASFRGYLEQTEGRYRVAWTWLRAITRVLQRRHLLSGGT; this is encoded by the coding sequence TTGACTTGCTCCCGTGACCGTCGCGAAGGACCGAGGCGCCGTCGTCTCGAGCTCGCTTGTGGGGTGCTCCTTGCCGTTGCCGCGCTCACGACCATGGCTCATGGGCGGGATGGCGGTGCGCTGGACGCTGGCATCAGTGATGCAGGTGCCGACGCCGCCGCCAGTGTCGACCCAGAGGTTGCCACGCTGCGGCAGCGCGCTCGGCAAGTGCGCGCTCTGTTGGCAGGCTCGCTGGATCCGAGTGTGGAGCCGCAGAGCTTGTTCGACACTCCCTTGGGGAACGCCCGTGCGGTCGCTGTGGAGGTCGCACGACTGCGCGCGCTGACACACGAGCGCCTGAGTTCGGCGGACGCGGGGACCGACGCCGCTGCAGACGCACGCACGATCAAGGGTCGCACTCCGGCAGCACCCAAGCCGCGCAAGGGTGACACCCCGGATGCCCAGGCCCCAGCCCCTGAGCCCAGGCTCGATGCTCGTGCTCAGACGCTCTATGACGCGCGCATCGAACTGGACGCCGCGCGGCTGGTGTTCCTGTCCCTCTCCGCTCCTGAGCGGAAGAAGATCCTGGAAGAGCACCAACGACGTCGTGGCGAGGTGGCGAAGCAGGGCGCTACGGTCGACCAGGCGCAGCAGCGGGCTGAGGCAGCGGCCATCGCAAAACAGAAGGCTTTGGAGGAAGCCAAGCGTGCACGAAGTGAGGCCGCACGGCTGTTGGCCGAGGAACAAGCGCGCCTGCTCGGGGTGAAAGAGGCGCAAGCACGTTTCGAAGCGAGCCTCGGCAAGTCCGAGGAGCGGACCGCCAAGCGCGCAGAAGAGGCTCTGGCTTGGCGCCGGCGAGTGAGTGGTGTCGTCAGCGAGCGAATCGCTGGCAAGACGACTGCGGAAGAAGCGGACACGCTCTACGAGGAGCTGCGCAAGAGTCTGCGCAGCGCGCGCGACGAGCTGGCGGGCGCGCTCGACAGCTTGACGAGTTCGGAACTGCCCCGGGCGGGCCCGGATCGCCTGGACACGGCGGGCGCGACGGTGGACCGAACCGCGATCGATGCTCTGCGGCGCGAGCTCGAGACACAAGAGCAGAAACTGCAGATCCGCGAGAGCAAGATGCGTTGGGCTCGGGCCAGCTCATTGCTCGAGCAGGTGGAGTCCCTCAATCGGGATCGGCTCGCGCTCTACCCGCATCTGACGGACGACAAGCGTGCGGCCCTTACCGGCTTCAATACCTCGGGTATCGATCAAGCTCGCGCCGAGCTGCGGCAAGTCTCCTTGGTCACCCGCTTTCAAGCGCAGGCATCCTGGAATTGGATTCGCGGTCTGCGGCACAGAGAAGGGGACCGCACGGGGGAAGTCGTTGCCACGCTCTCGGTCCTCAAGCTTCTCGCGCTTTTGGCAGTGTTCCTCTGGTGGCGGCGTCGTGCGCCCTCGCTCATCGCCGCGCTGCGTGAGCGCACGGAATCCCTGCGCCAGGAAAACCGCAGCCGACGGGTCGTGATCTATGCGGAGCGGGCCGTGAGCCTGTTGGAGCGCGCGCACGGACCGGCGGCCTGGCTTGCCTTCGTCTGGGGCACGGTGGCCTTGGCGGGGCCAGCAGTGAGCGGCTTGTACGCCGTGCAGATGCTGTGGATCGTGCTGGGCTGGACTCTGGGCGGAAACATCATCGTTCACGTCATCGACGTGGGCTTTGCCGAGGGCGATGGGCGGGGTGGACGGCGCAGTACCGACCAGTTGCGCTACCAGTCGCTGCGCCTCGTCGGGCGCGTGATCGTCACTGTGGGGCTGTTCCTGTCGCTGACCACGCATCTGGTGGGGCAAGGCACCATCTACTCCTGGGTGCTCTCGACGTTTTGGTTCCTGGCCATTCCCATCGCGCTCGTGATCATTCGTTGGTGGCAGCCCGTCGTGTTTGAACGCCTGGGCGCTGCAAGGAAAAAGAGCGTTTTCGTCCAGTGGGTGCTGGGACAGAGGGCTGGCTGGAAACGCTTCCCGGCGGCGGCAGCTGGCGGCGTGTACCTGATCGGCCAAGGGGTTGCGCGGACGGCGCGAACCTACGTCAGCACTTTCGAGATGACCCGCCGCGTGCTCGCCTACTTGTTCCGCCGAGAAGTGGCCAAGCAGGCCCGCGAGCACGGCAAACGTCAGACCGACCCACTTCCCGAGGCGCTCTACGCCTCCCTGGGTCCCCAGGAAGGGATGGATACGCCTGTTCCCGGCGTGGGCGATGCCGAGATCGCGTCCATTGCCGCCGCCATCGACGCGCCTGGCGGCGGCGTCTTCGCCGTCGTTGGCGAGCGCGGCCTGGGCAAGAGCATGTTGCTCGACCGCATCCTGCGCGACAAGCCGAGTAGCGTGCGCGTGGGTTGTCCCGTGGGGGGGGCTGCGCCCTTGGCTCGCGAGCTGCGCCGCGCCCTGGGTTTGGATGCGGACGCATCCGAGGACGCACTGCGGGACGCCCTCGCGCAGCGTGGCGAGGACAGTGCGCTGTTGATTGACGACGCGCATCGCTTGGTGCGCCCCACCATCGGGGGCCTGGACGACTTCGATCGCATCGTGGCCCTGGCGCGGGACTCCAGTGATCGCACGACCTGGGTGTTTTGCCTTGGCGCCGTCATTTGGCAGTACGTGGAGCGCGCGCGGGGAACGCGACCCGTGTTCGACGAAGTCATTCACGTCGTCCCTTGGCGAGAAGAGAACATCGCGGCCTTGCTGAAGCTGCGCAGCGAGCGCGCGGGGATCACACCGCTGTTCGACGACCTGGTGGGGGAAGAAGAGGACGACGAGGACTTGCGCCGGGAGCAACTGGCGCGGACTGAAGTCAGCTACTATCGCCTGCTGTGGGACTACGCGGCTGGCAATCCGGCGATTGCCGTGCACTTTTGGCGTGAATCCTTGCGCGTGGACCATGACGGCGACGTGCGGGTGCAGCTGTTCAACGCTCCCAACACGGCGGATATCGAGAGCCTCCCCGACGCGTCTCTGTTCGTGCTTCGGGCGGTGGTGCAGCTGGAGCTGGCCCTCCCCGACGACATCGTCGTCGCCACCATGCTCCCGTCGCGGCAAGTGCACGACACGCTGCGCTACGCATCCTTCCGTGGCTACCTGGAGCAGACCGAGGGTCGCTACCGCGTGGCTTGGACCTGGCTCCGTGCCATTACCCGCGTGCTGCAACGAAGACACCTGCTATCCGGAGGAACCTGA
- a CDS encoding TerC family protein — MLGSASILDWGVFLGVVLGTILLDVAVFGRKTHRVSFREASIRSVVWITVSLLFAGWIYHRLGAEKSVSYVVAYLVEKSLSVDNLFVFLVIFTYFRVKEEHQHRILFWGVFGAVVMRALFILAGTALLQRFHFTMYLFGAFLVFTGLKLAFKKDDSVDPESSLALRIARKYLRTTEKLEGDRFFVIRDGARFATPLFLVLIVVEFTDVVFAVDSVPAVLAISDDLFVVYTSNIFAIMGLRALYFMLSGMMSRFHYLDIGLSVILVFIGVKMLGANWFKVPNFVSLGVIAGVLTLAVVVSLLKPAKHDEAPNSAS, encoded by the coding sequence ATGCTGGGCAGCGCCTCCATCCTGGATTGGGGAGTGTTCCTGGGCGTCGTGCTCGGCACCATCCTACTGGACGTGGCGGTGTTCGGTCGCAAGACCCACCGTGTCTCGTTTCGCGAAGCCAGCATCCGCAGCGTGGTCTGGATCACGGTCTCGCTGCTCTTCGCGGGGTGGATCTACCACCGACTCGGCGCGGAGAAGTCGGTCAGCTACGTCGTGGCGTATCTGGTCGAGAAGTCGCTCTCCGTCGACAACCTCTTCGTCTTCCTCGTCATCTTCACCTACTTCCGCGTGAAGGAAGAGCACCAGCACCGCATCTTGTTCTGGGGCGTGTTCGGCGCGGTGGTCATGCGCGCCCTGTTCATCTTGGCCGGCACGGCACTACTGCAACGCTTCCACTTCACGATGTACCTGTTTGGGGCGTTCCTGGTCTTCACTGGGCTCAAGCTCGCCTTCAAGAAGGACGATTCCGTCGACCCGGAAAGCAGCTTGGCATTGCGGATTGCGCGCAAGTACCTGCGCACCACCGAGAAACTCGAGGGAGACCGCTTCTTCGTGATTCGGGACGGAGCACGCTTCGCGACGCCGCTGTTCCTGGTGCTCATCGTCGTGGAGTTCACCGACGTGGTCTTCGCCGTCGACAGTGTTCCAGCGGTGTTGGCCATCTCCGATGATCTGTTCGTGGTCTACACCTCGAACATCTTTGCGATCATGGGGCTGCGCGCCCTGTATTTCATGCTCAGCGGCATGATGAGCCGCTTCCACTACCTCGACATCGGCCTCTCGGTGATCTTGGTATTCATTGGCGTGAAGATGCTCGGGGCCAACTGGTTCAAGGTTCCCAATTTCGTCAGTTTGGGGGTCATCGCCGGTGTGCTCACCTTGGCTGTCGTCGTCTCCTTGCTCAAGCCCGCGAAGCACGACGAAGCGCCAAACAGCGCGTCTTGA
- the malQ gene encoding 4-alpha-glucanotransferase — MELTGKRRAGILAHLTSLPGPHGHGDLGPSAFAFADFLHAAGQTVWQMLPVSPPGFGGSPYDSPSTIAGSAWLVSLDVLKRDGLLTARELATPKALAGRERLLASQAFREERLRRAHARYLTRRTKAEQRRFDQFVQAQDAWLRDHSLFAALKLAHGGAPWTEWDAALRTRNPAALRRAQAAHDSEVAYRHWVQFEFDAQWRNLAEYCRERGILLLGDVPMFVAHDGADTWAHQALFRLDRQGRRKVLAGVPPDAFSDEGQLWGNPVYDWPAMQRDGFEWWVTRFSRGLQLFDALRLDHFIGFRRCYEVAADAKDARVGQFRRVPGEALFDRLRERLGGLPFLAEDLGIVTDEVVRLRRHLELPGMRVLQFAFGDPAGSDYLPHRFETQTAVYTGTHDNDTTRGWYRTLARTDEGKQEKRRVDAYVGPSPEPIEQKLMRAAYASVAALAIVPLQDVLGLGNSARMNVPGTSKGNWQWRCERRDLSPARAARLKSLARTYERV, encoded by the coding sequence ATGGAATTGACCGGTAAACGCCGCGCCGGCATTTTGGCGCACCTCACTTCCCTTCCCGGGCCCCACGGCCACGGTGACCTGGGCCCCAGCGCCTTCGCCTTCGCGGACTTCCTGCACGCGGCGGGGCAGACCGTGTGGCAAATGCTCCCGGTCAGCCCGCCCGGCTTCGGGGGCTCGCCCTACGATAGCCCCAGCACCATCGCGGGCAGCGCCTGGCTCGTCAGTCTCGACGTATTGAAGCGCGATGGATTGCTCACAGCTCGAGAGCTTGCGACCCCCAAAGCCCTGGCAGGGCGCGAGCGGCTCCTGGCCAGCCAAGCATTTCGTGAGGAGCGACTACGCAGAGCGCACGCCCGCTACCTGACGCGCCGCACGAAGGCCGAACAGCGTCGCTTCGATCAGTTCGTCCAAGCCCAAGACGCCTGGCTTCGGGATCACAGTCTCTTCGCCGCGCTCAAGCTCGCCCACGGCGGCGCGCCATGGACCGAGTGGGATGCAGCCCTGAGAACTCGCAACCCGGCGGCCTTGCGCCGCGCCCAGGCCGCGCACGACAGCGAGGTGGCCTACCGTCACTGGGTGCAGTTCGAGTTCGATGCGCAGTGGCGAAATCTGGCTGAGTACTGCCGCGAGCGTGGCATCCTGCTGTTGGGGGACGTGCCCATGTTCGTGGCCCACGACGGAGCGGACACCTGGGCACACCAAGCCCTGTTCCGACTCGATCGCCAAGGCCGACGCAAGGTGCTCGCCGGCGTGCCGCCAGACGCCTTCAGTGACGAGGGCCAGCTTTGGGGAAACCCGGTCTACGACTGGCCCGCCATGCAACGGGACGGTTTCGAGTGGTGGGTCACGCGATTCAGTCGCGGACTTCAACTGTTCGATGCTCTGCGCTTGGATCACTTCATTGGATTTCGGCGCTGCTACGAGGTGGCCGCGGACGCGAAAGACGCGCGCGTGGGCCAGTTTCGCCGCGTGCCGGGCGAGGCCTTGTTCGACCGTTTGCGAGAGCGCCTCGGGGGCTTGCCGTTCTTGGCTGAGGATCTCGGCATCGTCACGGACGAAGTCGTACGCCTGCGCCGGCACTTGGAGTTGCCAGGCATGCGCGTGCTGCAGTTCGCGTTCGGCGATCCGGCGGGTAGCGACTATCTGCCCCACCGCTTCGAAACCCAGACCGCCGTCTACACCGGCACGCACGACAACGACACGACCCGGGGGTGGTATCGCACCCTGGCGCGGACCGACGAAGGCAAGCAGGAAAAGCGCCGCGTGGACGCATACGTGGGTCCGAGCCCGGAACCCATCGAGCAGAAGCTGATGCGCGCGGCGTATGCCTCGGTCGCCGCCCTGGCCATCGTGCCGCTGCAGGACGTCCTGGGCCTCGGCAACAGCGCACGGATGAACGTGCCCGGCACCTCGAAGGGCAACTGGCAGTGGCGCTGCGAGCGACGCGATCTTTCCCCCGCCCGAGCCGCCCGCCTGAAGTCCCTCGCCCGCACCTACGAACGCGTCTAG
- a CDS encoding serine/threonine-protein kinase, with product MDSAPIGGRYRLLRLIGQGAAAKVYAAESQLFGAVALKMLHEPLAADDGVVERFVHEARSASSIHHPNVVRVFDLGRHGSVPFMVMELCEGETLRQVIDARGAVGPAYACELALQVLSALEAAHSEKIVHRDLKPANVMVVHPEPDRPIIKVLDFGIAKRLLFEDTQDDARVFGTPSYMAPEQIRLRPVDHRADIYAVGALLYELMTGKPPFRGSTPAEVMTQVISRPPMPMRASDRALPKELDQLVLNCLSKNPARRPASARELSEALSEWAGAPASIPPADRASHEPVPLLVRGAPPETEAIPLRPRQKPSTATKTTSPRLELVTDGEDAKD from the coding sequence GTGGACTCGGCTCCCATTGGAGGCAGGTATCGACTTCTGCGCCTGATTGGTCAAGGCGCTGCAGCCAAGGTGTATGCCGCGGAGAGCCAGCTCTTTGGGGCGGTCGCTCTCAAGATGCTCCACGAACCTCTGGCCGCCGACGACGGCGTAGTGGAGCGCTTCGTTCACGAAGCGCGTTCCGCCAGCTCCATTCATCACCCCAATGTGGTGAGGGTGTTCGACTTGGGGCGTCACGGCAGCGTGCCCTTCATGGTGATGGAGCTGTGCGAAGGCGAGACCCTCAGGCAAGTGATCGATGCGCGCGGGGCAGTGGGCCCTGCATACGCTTGTGAACTGGCACTCCAAGTACTCAGTGCGCTGGAGGCGGCTCACTCGGAGAAGATCGTGCATCGCGATCTGAAACCGGCCAACGTGATGGTCGTTCATCCGGAGCCCGACCGCCCCATCATCAAGGTGCTGGATTTCGGCATCGCCAAGCGACTGCTCTTCGAAGACACCCAGGACGACGCTCGGGTGTTCGGCACGCCCAGCTACATGGCTCCCGAGCAGATCCGTCTGCGCCCAGTCGACCATCGGGCGGACATCTACGCAGTGGGGGCGTTGCTCTACGAATTGATGACGGGCAAGCCGCCCTTTCGAGGAAGTACGCCAGCAGAGGTGATGACTCAGGTGATCTCGCGCCCTCCGATGCCCATGCGCGCTTCGGACCGAGCGCTGCCCAAGGAGCTCGATCAGCTGGTGCTCAACTGCCTCTCCAAGAATCCGGCGCGACGCCCGGCGAGCGCCCGAGAGCTGAGCGAGGCGCTTTCGGAATGGGCGGGCGCGCCCGCGTCCATTCCGCCCGCGGACCGTGCCAGCCACGAGCCCGTTCCGCTCTTGGTGCGCGGCGCGCCACCCGAGACCGAGGCAATTCCCCTTCGCCCTCGTCAGAAGCCCAGCACAGCGACGAAGACGACCAGCCCCCGTCTGGAGCTCGTCACCGACGGCGAAGACGCCAAAGACTGA